ACGGCGCGCGCGTAGTAGTAGCCGGCTTCGCCGCTGGTCGTGCCGATGCCGTAGAAGCGGCCGCTGCCGGTCGCGAGCGCATCCTGGACGTAGGGGCGATAGGCCAGGTCGATGCCGACGAAGCTCGCCTCCTCCCGCCAATTGCTGGCGGCAAGCGCCGTGCCCTGCGTGTCGACGACGTAGAGCGCGGTGGCGCCGGCGGTGCGGTTGAGCTGCTCGAGATCGCGGTTCAGACGGTCGATCAGCGCGGCGTCCATGGGCGCCCTCAGGACGCCGGCGACGTCCGGATCGAGCATGGCGATCGCCGGCAAGGCGTCGAAGCGGCCCAGCTCCGTCTCGAGCAGGGCGCCGAACAGGTCGAGCCGGGCCTGGCCGCGCTCGGCCAGGGTCGCGAGCTGCGCCCGCTCGGCCGTCCAGCCGGCGAGCCAGCCCGCGAGACCGATCATGGCCAGGACGAGCGCAGCTCCGACCGCCTGCCTGCCTCTTCGCTTCGCCGGGTCAGCCATCGCTTCGCAGCCACCGCCAGCAGACATGGAGATCATGTCCGTCCTAGCGCCTGTGACGTGGGGGACTCCAGCCCGGATGTCGACCGCGGCGGGTCCGACGCGCTGCATGGAACGAGCAGGGCGCCGCCATCCCCAGATGACGGCGCCTCGCCACGGTCGTGATGTCAGGCGAGGACCTTCTCGGGCGACGAAGCCTCGTCGTCCGTTTCCTGAGCGAGGTGCTGCTTCATCCGCTGGACGTCGACCGCGTTCTCCCAGCGCGCCACGACCAGGGTGGCGACGCCGTTGCCGACCAGGTTGGTCAGCGCGCGCGCCTCGGACATGAAGCGGTCGACGCCCAGGATCAGGGCGATGCTGGCGACGGGGATGTGGCCGACCGAGGCGAGGGTCGCCGCGAGGACGATGAAGCCCGAGCCGGTGACGCCGGCCGCGCCCTTCGAGGTCAGGAGCAGGACCGCGATGATGCCCAGCTCCTGCGCCAGGGACAGATCGGTGTTGGTCGCCTGGGCCAGGAAGATGGCGGCCATGGTCAGATAAATGCAGGTGCCGTCGAGATTGAAGGAGTAGCCGGTCGGGATGACCAGGCCGACGACCGACTTCTGGACGCCCAGGTTCTCCATCTTCGCCATCATGCGCGGCAGGACGGACTCCGACGAGGACGTGCCGAGCACGATCAGAAGCTCCTCCTTGATGTAGCGGATGAACTGGAAAATGCTGAACCCGGCCAGACGGGCGACGCCGCCCAGCACGAGGACGACGAACAGAACGCAGGTAAGGTAGAAGCAGGCCATCAGCTGGCCGAGCGAGAGCAGGGTGCCGACGCCGTATTTGCCGATGGTGAAGGCCATGGCGCCGAACGCGCCGATCGGCGCGACCTTCATGACCATGCCGACGATGCCGAAGAATACGTGCGTGGTCTGGTCGATGATGCCGATGAGCGGCTTGCCGCGCTCGCCCAGCATGTGCAGGGCGAAGGCGAACAGGACCGCGAAGAACAGGACCTGGATGATCTCGCCTTCGGCGAAGGCGCCGACCACGGTGGTCGGAATGATGTGGAGCAGGAACTCGACCGTGCCCTGCTCCTCCGCCTGCGCGGTGTAGCTGGCGATCGACGCGGTGTCGAGCGTCGCGGGATCGACGTTCATGCCGACGCCCGGCTGCCAGAAATTGACGACGGCCAGTCCGATGATCAGGGCGGCGGTGGTCAGCACCTCGAAATAGATCAACGCCTTGAGGCCGACCCGGCCGACCTTCTTCATGTCCTCCATGCTGGCGATGCCATGCACCACCGTGCAGAAGATGATCGGCGCGATGAGCATCTTGATGAGCTTGATGAAGGCGTCGCCCAGAGGCTTCATCTGCTCGCCCAGGCTCGGATAGAAATGACCGAGCAGAATGCCGCACGTGATCGCGATCAGAACTTGGACGTAGAGGTGACGATACCAGACGGTGCCGTGACCGGACACGGCCGGAACTGTCTCTGTGCTCACAATGCGCTCCCCTTTTTGTGCTTGAGGCTGGGCGGGCTCGCCGTCCCGCCGGTCTGCGAGATCGGGAGCTCGGGTTGCACTCGCCGTGCCACGCGCGCGGTATTCCTGAAAGGCATTGATTTCATTCGATTTGCGGGGGATTCGCCTGACCTGTGCCGAGGCGGGATGTGCGGTTTTTCGGAAACAGGCGGCGTCGCCGTTCCGGATTCCCGCGCAGCCTTCCCGTTCCGCTCGCGCGACGCGGTCCCGGCCGATCGCGAGGGCGATGGGGTGGCACGGTTGGCGTCCATCCCTTACAGCCACGTGCAGCAGTCGGACGATCAAAGCGGGCAGATTGCGATGCCACCGAACGACGTGGAGACGCCTCTCATCGGGCGCGTTCAGCAGGTCGCGGCGACGTTGACCGAGACCGAGCAGCGGCTCGTCACGGAGCTGATGCGCAACCCGCAGGAGATCGCGCTCGGCACATCGGCTGCGTTCGCGGCGCGGATCGGCGCGCACGAGGCGACGACGTCGCGCCTGGCACGCAAGCTGGGCTTCGCGAACTACGCCGCCTTCCGGACATGCCTGCGAGACGAGTTCGTCCAGCGCGCCGCGCCCGCGCAACGGCTGTCGACGACGCTAAGCGAGGCTCAGGACAAGGGCTATCTCTCCGTCCTTCTAAACGAGGAGATGGCCGCGCTGGGCCGGCTGCGCGACTTCGTGACCGAGACGCACATCGCCGAGGCGAGCGCTCTCCTGGACCGCGAGCGTGTCTTCGTGTTCGCGCACGGCAACGCCAAGGCTCTGGCCGTCATGATGGACCGCAGGCTGCGGCGGATGGCGATCGGCAGCCGCGTCCTGCACGGCAGCGCCCGTGACCTCGCCGAAGGCGCCTTGGCGCTCGGACGCGACGACGTCCTGCTGGCGTTCGCCTTTCGCCGCCAGCCGGCGGGGTATGCCCGGCTTATCGAGGTGGCGCGGCAGGCGGGCACGGCGACCCTTGCCGTTTCCGACACGCTCGGCCCATCGCTGCGGCCGGCGCCGGATCTCCTGCTTGCCGCCCCTCGCTCGGGCGCGCCGGAGGGATTCCAGACGCTGACCGTGCCGATGGCCATCTGCAACGCGCTCGTCCTGGCGCTGGCGGCCAGGCGCGGGCCGGCAGCGCTGAGGGAGCTGGAACGACTCGGAACCCTGATCGGGCGCTTCGAAAGCGAAGGCGACGCAAGTTAACTTGCATGTCACGAAATTGTTGCAAGAAAACTCTACGAGGTCGATGCCCGCCCCGCGCCCGGAAGGAATCGCCCCATGCGCCTGCTCCCCGTTCTACAGGCTGCCCTGCTGACGCTTTCCGCCCCTGCTCTCGGCCAGGACCTGGAGACCCTCACGGCAGCCGAGCTGCTGCCGCAGGCGCAGGTTGAGGGCAAGGTCACGGTCTATGCCTTCACCAGCCGGATCGGACGGGTGGAGGAGGCGTTCGAGGCGGTCTATCCCGGCATCGACATGGTCACGTTCGACATGTCGTCGACCGAGCAGATCGCCCGCATCAAGAGCGAAGCGGCGGCCGGGATCGCCGGCGCCGACGTCGTCTACATCTCCG
Above is a genomic segment from Geminicoccaceae bacterium SCSIO 64248 containing:
- a CDS encoding dicarboxylate/amino acid:cation symporter, producing MSTETVPAVSGHGTVWYRHLYVQVLIAITCGILLGHFYPSLGEQMKPLGDAFIKLIKMLIAPIIFCTVVHGIASMEDMKKVGRVGLKALIYFEVLTTAALIIGLAVVNFWQPGVGMNVDPATLDTASIASYTAQAEEQGTVEFLLHIIPTTVVGAFAEGEIIQVLFFAVLFAFALHMLGERGKPLIGIIDQTTHVFFGIVGMVMKVAPIGAFGAMAFTIGKYGVGTLLSLGQLMACFYLTCVLFVVLVLGGVARLAGFSIFQFIRYIKEELLIVLGTSSSESVLPRMMAKMENLGVQKSVVGLVIPTGYSFNLDGTCIYLTMAAIFLAQATNTDLSLAQELGIIAVLLLTSKGAAGVTGSGFIVLAATLASVGHIPVASIALILGVDRFMSEARALTNLVGNGVATLVVARWENAVDVQRMKQHLAQETDDEASSPEKVLA
- a CDS encoding MurR/RpiR family transcriptional regulator, coding for MTGHGRNCLCAHNALPFLCLRLGGLAVPPVCEIGSSGCTRRATRAVFLKGIDFIRFAGDSPDLCRGGMCGFSETGGVAVPDSRAAFPFRSRDAVPADREGDGVARLASIPYSHVQQSDDQSGQIAMPPNDVETPLIGRVQQVAATLTETEQRLVTELMRNPQEIALGTSAAFAARIGAHEATTSRLARKLGFANYAAFRTCLRDEFVQRAAPAQRLSTTLSEAQDKGYLSVLLNEEMAALGRLRDFVTETHIAEASALLDRERVFVFAHGNAKALAVMMDRRLRRMAIGSRVLHGSARDLAEGALALGRDDVLLAFAFRRQPAGYARLIEVARQAGTATLAVSDTLGPSLRPAPDLLLAAPRSGAPEGFQTLTVPMAICNALVLALAARRGPAALRELERLGTLIGRFESEGDAS